CGCTTTAGGTACATCTGCTCAGCCTCGTGGACATGATTCAGCATCTTCGCCAAATCTCGTCCGCCGCCGCGTGGGCCTGTGCGCAATTCTCTACCTTGCGCGCCCTCTACAACTTCATCAAATATCAACCAACTCGTTAACATCATTTTTCGCAAACGCTGATATTCAGGCTCACCTATCGGCTCTCGATCAGCGTTTAAGATAATCGAAGGAGCGCCAAAATCTGTAGTGGCGTTTCCCACATGTCGCTCAGTGACTTTGAATTCAGTTTCATCCGGAAAACCATGGAACTCAATCCCCGCTCGATCCATAAATTGTGCATATCGCAACCCATATTCTTTCAATCTGATAAGCGCAGCTTGTTCATCTCTGCCACTTCGACTCCATCCGGGCCAATCGACCGCGCCCGCAAATACTTTCTTTTTCCCGCTCTCAATAAATATCCTGATTGATTTCATAATTTATCTCATGGGAGCCAGCGCTCGTTGACTATATTCAACTAGCCCGCTCATGCTATGCCCTTTGCCCGGGATAAGTTCATATTGATATTGACATTCCAAACCATTTTCCTCGGCAAATAACAGCATATCTTGCACCCAATTTCTGGCAATATTAATTCGATTTCGCCCCTTTTGCCCCGGACGAACTGGCGAATTGGCTGAATCATTCATCCCAACCAGCACTGTCAGTGGAATTTGTGTCGCAGCTAACCACTTCTGCTCGTCGGGAATAACATCTTCTTGCCGAACTGTATTATCGTCCCAGGCAATCTCACTATGAAGTTCCCCCATGCCAAACGGCCAGGCAATTTCAGGATTCGGCTGGGGATATGTAGCCGCCGAGGTGATAACAGCCTGCTCAATTTCTTCCGGATGTGTTACTAAAAATCTCCCCACAAATTGTCCACCGGCAGAGTGCCCATACAACGAAAATTTATCTTCGTACCCAAATAATTGTATCTGATAGGCCCTGACGATGCGCAACACCCATTCATCAGCGCCGATTTCCCGGCCAAACAAACCCCGGTATCCGGTCATCATATCTTCGATTTCACCCTTACGGCTGCTGAAGTTCTCCTGATCAAATGTTGGCGCGATAAGCACAATTCCGTATTTTTCAGCGTATTCAAGCCAATGTTCAATATAATAGCGGGCTGTATCTTCTTCGGCCTCAGTCTTTGCGGGAGTGCCGTGTACCAATACCAGGATATCGCCTTCAGTCAGATCGGAGATTGGAACATAGACAAAAAATATCCCATACGCATCTTCTACTCTGGTTATTTCGCCTGTTTCATATTTCGGCTCCAAAGCCGCAATGGGTTCCACGCCACAACTAATAAGAATTGCAGCCAGACAGAAAATCAACCCGATTTTTAAGATTTTGTTTTTCATGGAATCTGACAACTTGCACACCCCTCGCATTTTGCCCATCTCCATTCGTACTCGAGATGGGCAAAATACTCAACAGACAATCGACTATTCGTAAGCCAACGCGGCTACAATTTGCAGATCAGATGCTCGCCGAGCCGGGATCAGGGCTGCCAGGATACCACAGATCAAACCCGCGGCAATAGCCGTGATCACGCCTGCACCGGGGAAACTATAAGGGATACTCAGCCCGGCAAAATCGAGAATGGCGGTCATCAAAAAGCTTAACATGACACCACTGATCACACCCAGGGCAACGCCCATGAGAGAGAGCAGCAAACTCTCGGCGATAATCATGCGGCGAATCTGGCGGCGCTTTGCCCCGACGGCACGCATCATGCCAAGCTCACGAGTGCGCTCGATTACGTTAATGCCCAGGGCGTTCGCCAATCCCAGCAAGGCTGGAGTCGCCAGCAGTGACAGCATGATATTCATTCCAATGGTGCCGCCGCGGGCCACCTGCTCCTGGCTGGTGCGCAGCGCCTCACGCGAGATAATGCCAAAGCCGGGGTATGACTGTGTAGCTGCCTGCAGGTCTTCCTCCAACTGCTCCAGGTCTGTGCCAGATTCTGCGTTAACCAGCAAGAACACATCGTTTCGGACGCCATACTCCCGGGTAAGGGCAGTTTGCTCCATATAAACCGTGGGCAGCTTCATATTGATATAATCCAAACCGATGGCGGTTACCTGAACATTGAGCGGGCCATGATCCCCCTCCAGGGTAACTGTATCACCAATGCCAACTCCAAACTGGGAGGCAAAGCGCCCATTGATGATGACATCGTTACCCGTTTGCATCCCACCAAAGGCAGATTCGTCTCCTTCAACAAAAGAAAGCCCGGAGATGCGCGCATAGTTGTGGGGATCAATGCCCACCAAACGAATGCCGATTCCGTCGGCATCCAAAACATCAATCTGGCGCAAAGTGGTTAACTCGGCCACGCCGCGAATACGCTTGACAGTTTCAGCCAGGTCAGGGCCAGCGCCAACGGTGTCATTGGTAACCACCAGCGAAGGCATCATGATATAGTCCGAACGGAAAGTAGCATCTAAAAAGCCCAGCGCACCCCCGTAGATAGAGGCTGTCATACCACCTAATCCGATCAGGATCGCCAGGCTGACCATCAGCGAGGAAGCGGTAATGGCAGCGCGGCGCGGCTGTCGCGCGATATTCCCAGCCGCGATGCCTCCTTCCTGCCCAAAGAGCAGGTTCAACACCCGGCTGAAGACAGCCGTGACGGGGCTGATCAGCATCGGGCCGAGTAATCCCAGCGCTAATAAGAAGATTAGCATCCCCGGCGCCATCAATTGGAAGATACCACTGAACAGGCCAGCCAGACCCAACACCAGGCTTATAAAACCAACGATCAGGCGGCTGCGTTTAAGAGCTGCCTCCTGACCAATGCTAGCCGGACGCATGGCTTCTAATGGGGTGATAGCGCTGGCGCCACGGGCGGGCAACAAAACGCTGGCCAGTGGAATCCCCAGCCCGAAGGTAAGCGATACAACATAAGTAAACAAGGTAAATCGGGGGTCGCCCAACGGTCTACCTAACAAGCTTTGGAAGACAGAAGATAGTCCTGCTTTGGCGACATGAGCAAAACCGAACCCGAGCAACATACCCAATCCGGTGCCTAACACGGCCAGGATCAAACCCTCGTACAGGATCGCGCGCATCACAAATTTGCGTTTGGCTCCTACTGCCCGCAGCATCCCGATATCACGTTTCCGTTCGACAACGCTGGTGCGGAAGGTGTTAAACATAATCATACCGGCCAACGCCAGAGAAAGCAACCCAAACATGGTAAAAATCACGCCCATATATTCCATCAACGCGGCCCATATATCCGCCCCGCCTTCCAGCGGGCTTAACTCATAGCCCCGGCCAAATATCGAACCCACTGAGACATCAATAGCCCGGGCATCGCTGCCTTCAGCATAACGACCTAAAATAGTATTGATACGATTGGGTGTATTGAGCAAATCCTGGGCAGTAGCTATGGGCATAAAAACCTGCTGACTACCGAGCATCAATCCCGGGTCGTCGAGCAGACCGACAACTTCCAGGTTAAGCCAGCCCCCTGCACCAGGAAGTCTCACCTGTTCTCCAAGACCGATTCCCAGGCCCGCGGCGAGTTGTTCAGAAACTACCACGACCTGAGCATCCCCCGCCTGTAAGAGACGGCCCTCCGTCAACCGACGACCTCCGGCAGTGACAATATTGAAGGCATCATCCATAGTAGTGGTATCCACACCATACACCTGGATCGTATTGATAGGCCTGCCATCGGCGGTTGTGTAGTGATCCGGCGGCAAGGCCACGGCGCGGGCGATCATGCTGGCCGTCGACTCAACGCCTTCAACTGCAGCCACATTATCCACATATTCCTGGCGGAAGAAACCACCGTCGCGGCGGGTAACGTAAAGATCGACATTGGATAGCGCCATCGACTGGGTGCTGGATATAAACATATCCTGAAAAGCTGGCCCGATTCCATTCAGGCCGAACATCATCATCACACCAATCATGATCGACAAAATCGTCATAGTGGTGCGGATGGGTCGACCTTTGAGATAGCTAAAGGCAAGCGGAAGCTCACGCATGGTTGCCACCTTTCCTGTCATTAACAGTCTGTTCTGTGATGCGCCCGTCCTTCATTTGAAGGATGCGGTCGGCATACGATGAGATGCGCGGGTCGTGGGTAACGAGCAGGATGCTGCGCTCCCAGCGGTCGACGATTTCCCGCAGCAGAGCGGCAAATTCTTGGGCAGCTTTTGAATCGAGATTACCGGTCGGCTCATCGGCCAGGATCAAGGTGGGGTCCGTGACCAGAGAACGGGCAATGGCCACCCGTTGGCGCTGTCCGCCCGAAAGCTCCTCGGGGCGATGCGTGCTGCGGTCGGCAACTTCAAGCTTCTCTAGCCACTCGACGGCTATCGCCTGGGCATCGCCCGGTTTCATGCCGCCCAGCACCAGGGGCAAGGCAGTATTATCCAGCGCAGTAAGCGTGGGAATCAAGTTGAAGAACTGGAAAATAAACCCGATATGCTCGCGGCGCAGGTCAGTCAGATCGTCATCATTCAGATTGCTCAGGTCTTGACCCTCTATTTTAACCACCCCTTCACTGGGGCGATCCAAGCCGCCGACCAAATGTAAAAGCGTGGATTTACCACAACCGCTGGGACCCATAACGGCAACGAACTCGCCCGTATCTACGTGCAGGGATACACCATCCAGCGCGTTAACCTGGGCCTCACCGCTGCCATAAATACGGGTTAGATTCTCAGTTTCTACGATTTTCATGTTATGCCTCGTGATTGGTTCTTCGGGAACTACTGCGAGAAACTCCACCGGGATTCCCAGAGACCCTCTTGATTATTGTCTGCTATAGCGTTAACTATAATTATAATCCAGGTTTTACCTTTGACGCGATTACGCTATGAGCTTCCGCACCATTCCCTTTAGCATATAAATCTGGTATCTTTGTCACATCAGAGCGCAACAAAATTTCAAATATCGAAAATCTCCAGCCAAATAATAAAATAATAATGAATCGGAAAATGTGCCATGACCCTTGAAGTTGCAATCGTCCTGACCATCCTGATGATCGCCATCGTACTCTTCATCACCGAATGGGTGCGCATGGACGTGGTTGCTTTGCTGGTGCTGGCATCGCTGGCGGTTGCGGGCTTGGTTACGCCAGCGGAAGCGCTTTCCGGGTTCAGCAATCCGGCTGTTGTCACGGTTTGGGCCATCCTAATCCTCAGTGGAGGGTTAGCTCGAACAGGTGTAGCCAACCTCCTGGGGAGAAAATTATTGCAGCTAGCCGGGAATGGTGAAATCCGCTTGCTGGTCATCATTATGCTGACAGTAGGAGTTCTCTCTGGGTTTATGAATACCATTGGCGTGGTTTCCTTGTTTTTGCCAGTGGTGCTTGATATTGCCCGGCGTATCAAACAGCCGCCATCCAAACTGCTCATACCATTGGCCTTTGCCGGGTTATTAGGCGGATTGAACACCTTGATCGGCACGCCGCCCAATATCCTGATCAGCGAGGCACTCAAGGAAGCTGGCCTGCGC
The window above is part of the Chloroflexota bacterium genome. Proteins encoded here:
- a CDS encoding alpha/beta hydrolase, giving the protein MKNKILKIGLIFCLAAILISCGVEPIAALEPKYETGEITRVEDAYGIFFVYVPISDLTEGDILVLVHGTPAKTEAEEDTARYYIEHWLEYAEKYGIVLIAPTFDQENFSSRKGEIEDMMTGYRGLFGREIGADEWVLRIVRAYQIQLFGYEDKFSLYGHSAGGQFVGRFLVTHPEEIEQAVITSAATYPQPNPEIAWPFGMGELHSEIAWDDNTVRQEDVIPDEQKWLAATQIPLTVLVGMNDSANSPVRPGQKGRNRINIARNWVQDMLLFAEENGLECQYQYELIPGKGHSMSGLVEYSQRALAPMR
- a CDS encoding ABC transporter permease encodes the protein MRELPLAFSYLKGRPIRTTMTILSIMIGVMMMFGLNGIGPAFQDMFISSTQSMALSNVDLYVTRRDGGFFRQEYVDNVAAVEGVESTASMIARAVALPPDHYTTADGRPINTIQVYGVDTTTMDDAFNIVTAGGRRLTEGRLLQAGDAQVVVVSEQLAAGLGIGLGEQVRLPGAGGWLNLEVVGLLDDPGLMLGSQQVFMPIATAQDLLNTPNRINTILGRYAEGSDARAIDVSVGSIFGRGYELSPLEGGADIWAALMEYMGVIFTMFGLLSLALAGMIMFNTFRTSVVERKRDIGMLRAVGAKRKFVMRAILYEGLILAVLGTGLGMLLGFGFAHVAKAGLSSVFQSLLGRPLGDPRFTLFTYVVSLTFGLGIPLASVLLPARGASAITPLEAMRPASIGQEAALKRSRLIVGFISLVLGLAGLFSGIFQLMAPGMLIFLLALGLLGPMLISPVTAVFSRVLNLLFGQEGGIAAGNIARQPRRAAITASSLMVSLAILIGLGGMTASIYGGALGFLDATFRSDYIMMPSLVVTNDTVGAGPDLAETVKRIRGVAELTTLRQIDVLDADGIGIRLVGIDPHNYARISGLSFVEGDESAFGGMQTGNDVIINGRFASQFGVGIGDTVTLEGDHGPLNVQVTAIGLDYINMKLPTVYMEQTALTREYGVRNDVFLLVNAESGTDLEQLEEDLQAATQSYPGFGIISREALRTSQEQVARGGTIGMNIMLSLLATPALLGLANALGINVIERTRELGMMRAVGAKRRQIRRMIIAESLLLSLMGVALGVISGVMLSFLMTAILDFAGLSIPYSFPGAGVITAIAAGLICGILAALIPARRASDLQIVAALAYE
- a CDS encoding ABC transporter ATP-binding protein, with the translated sequence MKIVETENLTRIYGSGEAQVNALDGVSLHVDTGEFVAVMGPSGCGKSTLLHLVGGLDRPSEGVVKIEGQDLSNLNDDDLTDLRREHIGFIFQFFNLIPTLTALDNTALPLVLGGMKPGDAQAIAVEWLEKLEVADRSTHRPEELSGGQRQRVAIARSLVTDPTLILADEPTGNLDSKAAQEFAALLREIVDRWERSILLVTHDPRISSYADRILQMKDGRITEQTVNDRKGGNHA